AGCGGTAAACTTGACCTGCTGCTTGTTTCCTCGAAGGGCTATTTCCCGGTCGATTTCAAATACACTCGCGGCCGACCTCACCGCAATCATATCTTCCAACTCGCCGGTTATGGATTGCTGGTTGAAGAGGCGTTTGGAACGGAAGTTCGCACCGGCTTTATTTATTTGGCCCCCATTCAGAAGGTCGTTGCACTTGCGCTGACGCGGCAATTGAAGCAGCAAACGTTAGATCGACTGCAGCAAATCCGCGCTATGATCCAAGAGGGGATTTTGCCGCCGCCAACTCCGGCCCGAAGCCGGTGTGAGGAGTGTGAGTTTCGGAATTATTGCGGAGATATTTTCTGATGCCCGAAGACAAACTTTTCGCAAAACGAGGGGGTTTTTGTGTAAACTGGGTTCTTTCGCAAGATTGCCGTATTCTGCGTTTGCAAGTCATTGATAATGCAGGAAATCGCGAGCGCCTGAAGACCCTTCCCCGATGAAGAGGGGACTGAAAGCGATGAGTTTCAGGGCCACAAGGACGCGATGGCAATCCCTGAAGACCCTTCCCCGATGAAGAGGGGACTGAAAGGTTCAAAGTGATCGCGCCGGGCGTGATGCTACTCGATCCTGAAGACCCTTCCCCGATGAAGAGGGGACTGAAAGTTGTTGGTCGCCGCTTTGACTCGGAACGTGTTGCGACCTGAAGACCCTTCCCCGATGAAGAGGGGACTGAAAGAGACGATGAGCCGCACTTGCGCAAAGGTTCGGATACGCCTGAAGACCCTTCCCCGATGAAGAGGGGACTGAAAGGCAGACGCGTGTTGCTCAGGCTTCCACAGTTCCGGGCACCTGAAGACCCTTCCCCGATGAAGAGGGGACTGAAAGTTACAGGCAAGAGTGCAACCGGCAAACCAAATGACGGCCCTGAAGACCCTTCCCCGATGAAGAGGGGACTGAAAGGATGTTCAGCAGACGCGCCCCGAACGGGGTGGCGGTCACCTGAAGACCCTTCCCCGATGAAGAGGGGACTGAAAGGGCCCGGTTACTGTTTCACAAATTGCAGTTTGGTTCCTGAAGACCCTTCCCCGATGAAGAGGGGACTGAAAGAGTGGGTAATCACAGACACAGCGCACGGCGCCAACTCCCTGAAGACCCTTCCCCGATGAAGAGGGGACTGAAAGTGTGTATCAGCATGCGCTCGCGCGTGCGCATCTGCTCCTGAAGACCCTTCCCCGATGAAGAGGGGACTGAAAGACCG
This portion of the Terriglobales bacterium genome encodes:
- the cas4 gene encoding CRISPR-associated protein Cas4 encodes the protein DRKITVKMERGKQEEIRLDALENRRSLKRYDLSSGERRFHVGLESAKLGLSGKLDLLLVSSKGYFPVDFKYTRGRPHRNHIFQLAGYGLLVEEAFGTEVRTGFIYLAPIQKVVALALTRQLKQQTLDRLQQIRAMIQEGILPPPTPARSRCEECEFRNYCGDIF